In a single window of the Micromonospora sp. WMMD1155 genome:
- a CDS encoding LysR family transcriptional regulator, producing the protein MDIVAACRAFVAVSGHGSFTSGAAAVGIPQSVASRRIAALEEHFGSRLFDRSSRAVRLTPFGQDMLPTARRLVDLADAMADDAERARLRPLRVAVPEICPPHRLAALVVAARRQRVQLEVRPAGPQERERLCQTLEVDTAIVAVPEATALWRVPLGLAARTPFPAPTVFLETLRTGRARTQARRRILIQPEDDVAHLRDPLTRAGQSAGLAPAQVAIAPSLVDAAAAALGSPDLLLCSRQQAEDFALHWCPLAGPRLLRGYDVAAGAREDLDQLRTVLYTDVARSLGAAGDAQPVTDREEPRNERHRRRPQRT; encoded by the coding sequence ATGGACATCGTCGCCGCGTGTCGGGCCTTCGTCGCCGTCAGCGGCCACGGCAGCTTCACCTCGGGCGCCGCGGCGGTGGGAATACCCCAGTCCGTGGCCAGCCGCCGCATCGCCGCCCTGGAGGAGCACTTCGGGTCGCGGCTGTTCGACCGGAGCTCCCGCGCGGTCCGGTTGACCCCGTTCGGGCAGGACATGCTGCCGACGGCGCGACGCCTCGTCGACCTCGCCGACGCGATGGCCGACGACGCCGAGCGGGCCCGGTTGCGGCCGCTGCGGGTCGCCGTACCCGAGATCTGCCCGCCGCACCGCCTCGCCGCCCTGGTGGTCGCGGCCCGACGGCAGCGAGTCCAGTTGGAGGTACGGCCGGCCGGTCCGCAGGAGCGCGAACGGCTCTGCCAGACCCTCGAGGTCGATACCGCGATCGTGGCGGTTCCGGAGGCGACCGCACTCTGGCGGGTGCCGCTCGGGCTGGCCGCCCGGACTCCCTTCCCGGCGCCGACGGTGTTCCTGGAGACGCTACGCACCGGCCGAGCCCGCACCCAGGCACGCCGCCGGATCCTGATCCAGCCCGAGGACGACGTCGCGCACCTGCGGGATCCGCTGACCCGCGCCGGCCAGTCGGCCGGCCTGGCACCGGCCCAGGTGGCGATCGCGCCGTCCCTCGTCGACGCCGCGGCGGCGGCCCTCGGCTCCCCCGACCTCCTCCTGTGCTCCCGCCAGCAGGCCGAGGACTTCGCCCTGCACTGGTGCCCCCTCGCCGGCCCGCGGCTCCTGCGGGGTTACGACGTCGCCGCCGGCGCACGCGAGGACCTCGACCAGCTCCGCACCGTCCTGTACACGGACGTCGCACGATCCCTGGGTGCCGCCGGGGACGCGCAGCCGGTGACCGACCGAGAGGAGCCACGGAATGAGCGCCACCGCCGTCGTCCGCAGCGCACGTGA
- the bla gene encoding class A beta-lactamase — protein MNFATHRLVAAMAAVSLAACGPADAAEQGPRDGAVTVTVPTATDRDHEFRRLEEDFDARLGVYAIDTGTGGTVRYRADERFAYASTFKALAAAEVLDGTTDAELDRVVRYSADDLVTYSPITEQHVAEGMTLRAIADAAVRYSDNTAGNLLLRQLGGPQKFEKELREVGDEVTDPARYETELNEARPGDRRDTSTAAALAEDLRAYAVEDALEPADRDILTGWLKGNTTGAELIRAGVPDGWTVGDKTGAGGYGTRNDIAVIWPPDRAPIVLAVLSSRDQKDADYDNALIARATEIVIAAM, from the coding sequence ATGAATTTTGCGACACACCGTCTGGTGGCCGCGATGGCGGCGGTGTCCCTGGCCGCGTGCGGCCCCGCCGATGCCGCCGAACAGGGGCCGAGAGACGGTGCGGTAACGGTCACCGTGCCCACCGCCACCGACCGGGACCATGAGTTCCGGCGACTGGAGGAGGACTTCGACGCGCGGCTGGGGGTCTACGCGATCGACACCGGCACCGGTGGCACGGTGCGGTACCGGGCCGACGAGCGGTTCGCGTACGCCTCGACGTTCAAGGCGTTGGCCGCCGCCGAGGTCCTCGACGGGACCACCGACGCCGAGTTGGACCGGGTGGTGCGGTACTCGGCGGACGACCTGGTGACCTACTCGCCGATCACGGAGCAGCACGTCGCCGAGGGCATGACGCTGCGCGCGATCGCCGACGCGGCCGTGCGGTACAGCGACAACACCGCCGGGAACCTGCTTCTGCGTCAGCTCGGTGGGCCGCAGAAGTTCGAGAAGGAACTGCGCGAGGTGGGGGACGAGGTCACCGATCCGGCGCGGTACGAGACCGAACTCAACGAGGCGAGGCCGGGTGACCGGCGGGACACCAGCACCGCGGCGGCCCTGGCCGAGGACCTGCGGGCGTACGCCGTGGAAGACGCCCTCGAACCGGCGGACCGCGACATCCTCACCGGTTGGTTGAAGGGCAACACGACCGGCGCCGAGCTGATCCGCGCCGGTGTGCCCGACGGCTGGACCGTGGGGGACAAGACCGGCGCCGGTGGCTACGGCACCCGCAACGACATCGCAGTGATCTGGCCTCCGGACCGCGCGCCGATCGTCCTCGCGGTGCTGTCCAGCCGCGACCAGAAGGACGCCGACTACGACAACGCCCTGATCGCCCGAGCGACCGAGATCGTGATCGCCGCGATGTGA
- a CDS encoding histidine kinase, whose protein sequence is MTARPPRFTESTQGRLRRLNLATSLPPVVFAAVVLVHTDARTWWHVVVLAPGAVAALVAFERWTANDLARVALPCLVVAGAVWPLGVLVTGSPNAYWGFCAVGSLAMREVRRHRRLALTGLFAYVAAVGAARLLVQRDDIGHVLVTYVLIPTVLTVIVTVFTILGERFFDLIRELEQTREREAELAVIRERVRFASDLHDIQGHTLHVVKLKIALAQRLLLRDSARAEKELRETYALVSDTIAQTKELAYAQRRLNLTAEIENAKNLFEAAGIRVRVTREAEVDARVGELLGQVLRETTTNILRHAQATQVQITLSESSITIVNDGVTATSPPELRGLAALRQRVAGDGGELTVEQQQGRFRTAATFPVVRAGADRGAGR, encoded by the coding sequence GTGACCGCCAGGCCGCCGCGCTTCACCGAGTCGACGCAGGGAAGGCTGCGCCGGCTCAACCTCGCCACGTCACTGCCGCCGGTGGTGTTCGCCGCGGTCGTCCTGGTCCACACCGACGCGCGTACCTGGTGGCACGTCGTCGTCCTGGCGCCGGGAGCCGTGGCGGCCCTGGTGGCCTTCGAACGGTGGACGGCCAACGACCTGGCCCGGGTGGCGCTGCCCTGCCTGGTCGTGGCGGGAGCGGTGTGGCCGCTGGGGGTCCTGGTGACCGGCAGCCCCAACGCCTACTGGGGGTTCTGCGCGGTGGGTTCGCTCGCCATGCGCGAGGTCCGGCGGCACCGGAGACTGGCGCTGACCGGGCTCTTCGCCTACGTCGCCGCCGTCGGCGCGGCGCGGCTGCTGGTGCAGCGGGACGACATCGGTCACGTCCTGGTCACCTACGTTCTCATCCCGACCGTCCTCACCGTCATCGTGACGGTCTTCACCATCCTGGGCGAGCGGTTCTTCGACCTCATCCGCGAACTCGAACAGACCCGGGAGCGGGAAGCGGAACTCGCGGTGATCCGCGAACGCGTCCGCTTCGCCAGCGACCTGCACGACATCCAGGGCCACACCCTGCACGTGGTGAAGCTGAAGATCGCCCTGGCGCAGCGGCTGCTGCTGCGCGACAGCGCCCGCGCGGAGAAGGAACTGCGGGAGACGTACGCGCTGGTCAGCGACACCATCGCGCAGACCAAGGAACTGGCGTACGCGCAACGGCGACTCAACCTCACCGCGGAGATCGAGAACGCGAAGAACCTGTTCGAGGCCGCCGGCATCCGGGTGCGGGTGACCCGGGAGGCCGAGGTCGACGCCCGCGTCGGCGAACTGCTCGGTCAGGTGCTTCGCGAGACCACGACCAACATCCTGCGGCACGCGCAGGCCACCCAGGTGCAGATCACGCTCTCCGAATCGAGCATCACCATCGTCAACGACGGCGTGACCGCCACCTCGCCCCCCGAGCTGCGGGGGCTGGCGGCACTCCGGCAACGGGTGGCCGGCGACGGAGGGGAGCTGACCGTGGAACAGCAGCAGGGACGCTTTCGGACGGCGGCGACGTTCCCCGTCGTGCGCGCCGGCGCGGACCGGGGTGCCGGTCGATGA
- a CDS encoding CPBP family intramembrane glutamic endopeptidase yields MSWWKPLVVILVPPLVMLLLQVLLYQVVGVIEGSDDPMSATLTPLKLVAVNISIGAAGVLAILLLVWIAKVPWRSLISFPRAFDARRLAHYLIGAALLVGAGIGVVALVAPDSPGWTAFGVTGTTIGVLAVTVLTTPIQSAGEELMFRSAVLPAAASWVRAVRPALVVGLVVSGLGFAVVHGSADPWLFGYYTVIGVSTGLMAVVSRGIEAPVAFHVANNVLFGIVNTVMADGEPYAIDRSTDSGDAALLILGAVNIAMVVLVWLRERRLRP; encoded by the coding sequence ATGAGCTGGTGGAAGCCGCTCGTGGTCATCCTCGTGCCGCCGCTGGTGATGCTGCTCCTGCAGGTGCTGCTCTACCAGGTCGTGGGCGTCATCGAGGGCAGCGACGACCCGATGTCGGCCACGCTCACGCCGTTGAAGTTGGTGGCCGTCAACATCAGCATCGGCGCGGCGGGCGTCCTGGCGATCCTGCTCCTGGTGTGGATCGCCAAGGTGCCGTGGCGGAGCCTGATCAGCTTCCCCCGGGCCTTCGACGCCCGCCGCCTGGCCCATTACCTGATCGGAGCGGCGCTGCTGGTGGGTGCCGGGATCGGTGTCGTGGCGCTGGTCGCGCCGGACTCCCCGGGCTGGACCGCCTTCGGTGTCACCGGCACGACGATCGGCGTGCTGGCGGTCACCGTCCTGACTACCCCGATCCAGTCCGCCGGCGAGGAGTTGATGTTCCGGAGCGCCGTGCTGCCCGCCGCCGCGTCCTGGGTACGCGCGGTGCGCCCGGCCCTGGTCGTCGGGCTTGTCGTCTCCGGCCTCGGCTTCGCCGTGGTCCACGGGTCGGCCGACCCCTGGCTGTTCGGCTACTACACGGTCATCGGTGTCAGCACCGGCCTGATGGCCGTCGTCAGTCGCGGCATCGAGGCGCCGGTCGCCTTCCACGTCGCCAACAACGTTCTGTTCGGGATCGTCAACACGGTGATGGCGGACGGGGAGCCCTACGCGATCGACCGGTCCACCGACTCCGGTGACGCGGCCCTGTTGATCCTCGGCGCCGTCAACATCGCCATGGTGGTGCTGGTCTGGCTGCGTGAGCGGCGCCTGCGGCCCTAG
- a CDS encoding TetR/AcrR family transcriptional regulator yields MNALRRADALRNHERVVAAARDLFAERGLDVTVPEVAARAGVGRATVYRSYPTKDELVLAVAQESFRSLHARTLAALAADDAYRALLDYVPDLLDHLARDRGLAAVFFEGRLLPAAELVDLIGRLLQAAKASGPIRSDVGTPDVRVVLCGVVRQLIALDERDPAVWRRYAALILAAFHP; encoded by the coding sequence GTGAACGCTCTTCGGCGCGCGGACGCGCTGCGCAACCACGAGCGGGTCGTCGCGGCGGCCCGTGACCTGTTCGCAGAACGCGGCCTGGACGTCACAGTGCCCGAGGTGGCGGCGCGCGCCGGGGTCGGGCGGGCCACCGTCTACCGTAGTTACCCGACCAAGGATGAGCTGGTGCTGGCGGTCGCGCAGGAGAGCTTCCGCTCGCTGCACGCGCGTACCCTGGCCGCCCTTGCCGCCGACGACGCCTACCGGGCGTTGCTCGACTACGTGCCGGACCTGCTCGACCATCTCGCCCGCGACCGCGGCCTGGCGGCGGTCTTCTTCGAAGGCCGTCTGCTGCCCGCCGCGGAACTCGTCGACCTGATCGGCCGGCTGCTCCAGGCGGCGAAGGCATCGGGGCCGATCCGCTCCGACGTCGGCACCCCGGACGTGCGCGTCGTGCTGTGCGGCGTGGTCCGCCAACTCATCGCCTTGGACGAACGCGATCCGGCCGTCTGGCGTCGCTACGCGGCTCTGATCCTCGCCGCCTTCCACCCCTGA
- a CDS encoding serine hydrolase — MSATAVVRSARDLLDEAGLRGAFLVRDLDNGQEIGFDADTPYPSASLVKVPLAVAVLERVARGELDPATPVDLVPGRITTPGPTGLSRFRHPARISVDDLLYLSTSVSDGVAADALFDLVPPTAVAAELRRLRIEGISVRHRVADLAETPAERLGPDEVHLAHSLAIGAATPGQGHPVAQLDVTRANAGSARAFVDLLHALWRPSAINESTAARVRALLADNLHRQRLAPDFTSDASRWSSKTGTLLHLRHEIGVVDHADGQSYAIAALTASRVPAVAQPGSEATMAQVARNLHDHLRTGTLPWWG; from the coding sequence ATGAGCGCCACCGCCGTCGTCCGCAGCGCACGTGACCTGCTCGACGAGGCGGGACTGCGCGGCGCCTTCCTCGTCCGCGACCTCGACAACGGCCAGGAGATCGGCTTCGACGCCGACACCCCGTACCCGTCGGCGTCGCTGGTCAAGGTGCCGCTGGCGGTCGCCGTCCTGGAACGGGTCGCGCGCGGGGAACTCGACCCGGCGACACCTGTCGACCTCGTGCCCGGTCGGATCACCACGCCCGGCCCGACCGGGCTCAGCCGCTTCCGCCATCCCGCCCGGATCTCCGTGGACGACCTGCTCTACCTGAGCACCTCCGTCAGCGACGGGGTCGCCGCCGACGCCCTGTTCGACCTCGTCCCGCCGACCGCGGTCGCCGCCGAGCTGCGGCGACTGCGGATCGAGGGCATCTCCGTGCGGCACCGGGTCGCCGACCTCGCCGAGACCCCGGCGGAACGCCTCGGCCCCGACGAGGTGCACCTGGCCCACTCCCTCGCCATCGGCGCGGCGACCCCCGGTCAGGGCCATCCGGTCGCCCAACTCGACGTCACCCGTGCCAACGCCGGGTCGGCGCGAGCCTTCGTCGACCTGCTACACGCCCTCTGGCGGCCCTCGGCGATCAACGAGAGCACCGCCGCCCGCGTACGCGCTCTGTTGGCGGACAACCTGCACCGGCAGCGGCTCGCCCCCGACTTCACCTCCGACGCGTCCCGTTGGTCGTCCAAGACCGGCACCCTGCTGCACCTGCGCCACGAGATCGGGGTGGTGGATCATGCTGACGGGCAGTCGTACGCGATCGCCGCGCTCACCGCCTCCCGGGTGCCAGCCGTCGCGCAGCCCGGCAGCGAGGCGACGATGGCCCAGGTCGCCCGGAACCTGCACGACCACCTGCGGACGGGCACCCTGCCCTGGTGGGGTTAG
- a CDS encoding response regulator transcription factor: protein MTTIVLADDEALLRTALAALLPMEGDITVLAEAQDGRTAVEATVRHEPDVLVIDLEMPGVDGLGAVAEIRRTRPEQVVLMLTRHARPGVLRKALKLGVQGFVSKSAEPAHISSVIATLHAGKRWIDPDVSALAVTEDNPLTDREADVLRVTGEGYSVADIAARLHLAPGTVRNYLSNAMRKTQTRTRHEAARYAREHDWL from the coding sequence ATGACCACGATCGTGCTCGCCGACGACGAGGCGCTGCTGCGTACGGCCCTGGCCGCGCTGCTGCCGATGGAGGGCGACATCACCGTTCTCGCCGAGGCGCAGGACGGCCGGACGGCCGTCGAGGCCACCGTGCGGCACGAGCCCGACGTGTTGGTCATCGACCTGGAGATGCCGGGCGTGGACGGCCTGGGCGCGGTCGCCGAGATCCGGCGTACGCGCCCGGAGCAGGTGGTCCTCATGCTGACCCGGCACGCCCGCCCCGGCGTGCTGCGTAAGGCGTTGAAGCTCGGTGTCCAGGGCTTCGTCAGCAAGTCCGCCGAGCCGGCGCACATCTCCTCCGTCATCGCCACCCTGCACGCGGGCAAACGCTGGATCGACCCGGACGTGTCCGCGCTCGCCGTCACCGAGGACAACCCCCTCACCGACCGTGAGGCCGACGTGCTGCGGGTCACCGGTGAGGGCTACTCGGTCGCCGACATCGCCGCACGCCTGCATCTCGCGCCCGGCACCGTCCGCAACTACCTCTCCAACGCGATGCGCAAGACCCAGACCCGGACCCGCCACGAAGCGGCCCGCTACGCCCGCGAACACGACTGGCTGTGA
- a CDS encoding MerR family transcriptional regulator, with translation MRIGELAARTGVSVRSLRYYEEQGLLASLRSPSGHRRYVEGQVERIILIQRLFSAGLNSRTIVDLLPCVESPSTATSEAAFERMRQERDRIDRHIEDLIKTRAVLDELIIANRAYRRELASA, from the coding sequence ATCCGGATCGGTGAGCTCGCGGCCCGTACCGGGGTCAGCGTGCGATCCCTGCGCTACTACGAGGAGCAGGGTCTGCTCGCCAGCCTGCGCAGCCCGAGCGGTCACCGCCGCTACGTCGAGGGCCAGGTCGAGCGGATCATCCTCATTCAGCGGCTCTTCTCCGCCGGCCTGAACAGTCGCACCATCGTCGACCTCCTGCCCTGCGTCGAGTCCCCGAGTACGGCCACCTCCGAGGCGGCCTTCGAGCGGATGCGCCAGGAGCGGGACCGGATCGATCGGCACATCGAAGACCTGATCAAGACCCGCGCGGTCCTCGACGAGCTGATCATCGCCAACCGCGCTTACCGTAGGGAACTCGCCAGCGCATGA